CACGAAATAACTGTAAAAAAATGTTAGTTTCGTTTTTCAGTACAAATGTCGATTTACCAAATATCGGGTCAAGATGAGCTAATCTCAAGATTAAGAGATGGGGATGAGCTGGCATTTAGTGAAATCTACAATCTATATTGGAAACAGCTTTACCGAACAGCTTTTACTATTCTGCGCGATGAAGAAGGTGCATCTGATGCATTACAGGAAATGTTCCTGCATTTATGGCGACGTAGAAAGGAATTGAATATTGTATCCTTAAAGGCATATCTCCACCAATCAGTTAGGCTAACAGTATTAAAGGCTATCCGTTCACAAAAGGTAGATGCCGGTTTTTATAAACGGCTGGCAGAGATTACTACAGAAATTATAGAAGAAGACCCTATGATTTTTAAAGACCACTTGCATTTGCTACAGCGATTGATAGATAGTTTACCCGCCGATTGCAGGCAGATTTTTCTGATGAGTAGAGAAGAGCAGATGTCATACAAGCAGATTGCAGGCAAGCTGGAGATTTCAGTAAAAACGGTTGAGAAAAAAATGTCGAAATCGTTAAAACTCATCCGTGAAGGTTTAAGCATAGAAATGTGCGTTTGTATAATCGTTTCCTATACCTTTATTTAGATTTTATCGTATTGTATATCAGGTTTTTATGATTTTCTTTTAAAGAAAAGTCATTTTGCCATAGGGTCGCGTGTCTTTTTTGGAACATAATATTAAGACCATGGAAAAAAAACAATTCTTATCTCTTATCGATACTTATATAAACGGCGAAGCAAGCGAAAATGAAAAGCGCCTGGTTGAAGCGTACTATTCCAGATTAAGCAAGCCTGCTATTGAAAGCATTGAAACGCAAGATGAAGAACTTTTTAAAAATGTTTTGTTAAACCGGCTCTTAACGCAGATAAGAGCAGAGTCTGAGACAGAACAAACAGCCAGCCTAAGGCTTAAGAAACACATTAATTTATGGTGGATAAGTGTCGCTGCTATATTACTCATCTGTTTCAGCTTAGGGATATTGTTTTTTAGGGACGGGAAGAGCATCAGTAAGGGATCTGTTGATTATGCGCAACTGATTGAGCCAGGAGGAAATAAGGCAGTTTTAACATTAAGTAACGGATCAAAAGTTGTTTTAGACGGTAAGTCCAATACTGATATTGCAGAAAAAAATGGTATAAAAATCAAAAAGAAAGAAAACGGGCTTTTGGAATATGTTCAGCTAAGCGCTCCCGTTACCGATAATCAATACTCAGCCCTATTTAACACTATTGAAACCCCAAAAGGCGGCCAATACCGGATTGTTCTTAATGATGGCACTATTGTGTGGCTTAATGCTGCTTCCTATTTACGCTATCCTTTGCAGTTTAATGGTGCAGAGCGAAAGGTAGAGTTGGCTGGCGAAGGATATTTTGAAGTTGCGCATAATGCAGCTAAACCATTTATCGTGGTAACTGCTAAGCAGGAGGTTCAGGTGCTGGGTACACATTTCAATATTGGTGCCTATACCGATGAAAGTGTGATTAAAACCACCCTACTTGATGGCAGCGTAAAAGTAATCAACAAACAAGGGAAAAAAGAAACTGGGCAGAAGTATCTGAAACCCGGAGAACAATCTGTTCTAATGGACGGTTCCTGGTCGGTAAGGGAGGTAGATGCGGCCGCCCAGATAGACTGGAAAAATGGGCGTTTTATTTTTAAAGATGAAGATCTAAAAAGTGTGATGCGTAAGTTGGCCCGCTGGTACGATATTGAAGTGGATTATGCCGGTTCAATGGAAAACCTGAGCTTTAGCGGGAAGATTTCTAGATCAAAAACCCTTAAAGAAGTTTTAAGGATATTAACACGTACCAATGATGTAACCTTTAAAGTAAAAGAAAGGAGGATTACAGTTATGCCATAATTTTACATGGGATAGGCTGTATAAAGCCGGAAGTGCTGGAGACACTCCCGGAGATCATTCAGTTTGCCTGCTCAACAACATTTTTCAAAATAATATCAACCAAACACGATGGTCCGGCAGCGGAGCATTTAACAACCTAAACTATTCAAATGTATGAAATTTTATGATTTTAAATCGTACAGGATTCCCTGTGCGAAAAATAAAGTCCTGCTAACCATGAAACTTACCGTTTTCCTACTCTTTGCCCTGGTTTTCCAGGTATGTGCAGCTGGCTTTGCACAGAATAAGATTACCCTTTCAGAAAAGAATATTTCTTTGGAGCAAGTATTAGACAAAATTAGTCAACAAAGCGGCTTAGATATTTTTTATAATGCTAACCGGATAAAAAAGATAAACAATATTACCATTAATGTTAAAGATGCCCCCTTATCTACCGTTTTAGACAAATGTTTTGCCAATCAGCCCTTAACTTACAGCATCGAGGCTTCTACTATTGTAATAACAGACCGTAATGAGGCCAAACCCAACAACGTTAAGCATTTGTTTGCCGATATTCGGGGGCGTGTTGTAGATGAGGCCGGAGCAGGGCTTCCGGGAGCAACTATTAAGGTAAAAGGTACTACAACCGTAACATTGAGTGGCGATAACGGAGATTTTCTGCTTAAAAATGTTCAGGATGGAGCTATTTTACAGGTTTCATTTGTCAGTTATCAAACCCAGGAAATTAAGGCCAACCTAAAAGCAGAAATGCTAATCCAGCTAATTGCAGAGGCTGGGAGCTTAAATGAGGTAGTAGTTTCTGGTTTTGGCCAGACACAGAAAAAGGTTAGTGTAACTGCGGCAATATCTACCGTTCAGACAAAGGAGCTTAAGCAGAGCCCTGTTTCCAATTTGAGCAATGCGCTGGCGGGCCGTTTACCAGGGCTTACCACAATTCAATCGTCAGGTGTTCCAGGAGGAGATGCTTCAACCATCTATATTCGAGGTATTGGTACCTATGGAGCAAGCAAAAGTCCTTTAATTGTTATTGATGGACTAACCAGGGGAGACGTCAACTTTGGAGATATCGATGTAAATGAGGTGGCTTCTATTAGTATCTTAAAAGATGCTGCTGCAACATCATTATATGGTATACAAGGTGCAAATGGGGTGATTTTAGTTACAACTAAACGCGGAAAGATTGGGAAGACAAATATCCAGTTTAACGGACAATATGGTATCCAAACGCCACAGCGCATCCCAGAGCGCTTCAGCAGCTTTCAAAAAGCTACTTTGGATAACCAAGGGTCTGCTAATGACGGAAGCAATCCAATATGGACCCCCAAGGAAATAGAACTGTTCGGAAACCAATCAGATCCATATACCTATCCCGATGTTAATTGGTATGATGTAATTTTTGAGCGCAATACCCCGCAACAACAATATAATGCCAATATGAGTGGTGGGAATAGCAGTGTGAAATATTTTGTCTCTTTAGGATACCTAAATCAAGGAACATTGTTTAAAGGGGCAAAAGACAATAAATATGGCATCTCGCAGAAATATGATCGCTATAATTTTAGGTCAAATATTGACATTACTGCAACTGATATGATGACTGTCCGTTTAGACCTTGCTTCAAGAATTGAACAAAGGACAGGCCCGGGACCTGGCTATGAATCAATTTTTAGCGATGTAGCCCTGATGCAGAATTATACAACACCGATATATAATCCAAACGGTACTTTCGGCGCAGGCCGTATAAACTCAGTTTCCGTAAGAAATCCTCTGGGCTCCCTGTTACAGAGTGGCTATTATGACAATTTTTGGAACAGTACCAATGGCACGATAGAGGTAAACCATAAGCTGGAGTTTATTACCAAAGGATTGAATATTAAAGGATTGTATACCTTCGAGAATTTTGGTGCGATTAACTATGGACAGGATCAAAAATTTACGGCCTTCCGTTACCGTAAAGATCCGGTAAGTGGTGTAGAAACCTACACACCATTTTCTACAGAAACGTCCCTTACAAAATCTTCAAGTACTTCTGCTACACGTTATTATTCATATAATGTACAGTTAAATTATGACCGGTCATTCGGCAGTCATGCTGTCTCCGGTCTGGCATTATTTAACAGAAATTATACCTCGGTTACCGGTGACCTGCCAAGGGCCTATGAAGGTTTTGTTGGACGGGTATCTTATAATTATGATTCCAGATATTTTGCAGACTTCAATGTGGGGTATAATGGATCAGAAAATTTCCCTAAAGGTAAACGTTATGGCTTTTTCCCTGCCGTATCTGCAGGCTGGGTAATTTCAAGCGAACCATGGTACAACAGTAAAGCTATGAATTACTTAAAACTCCGCGGATCATTCGGCTATGTGGGTAACGATAATATTGGTGGTTCCAGATGGTTATTTATATCAGATTATAGCAGGGGTGGAGGTTTTGATTTCGGCTCTCCAAGTCCAAATACAGCTGGAGGATATAATGTGAACCGCACAGGTAACCCAAACATTACCTGGGAGAAGGCACAAAAATCCAATATTGGTTTAGAAACCGGATTTTTTAATAATGCGATTAAGTTAGATGTTGACGTTTTTAGAGAAAACAGGACTAACATTCTTACCACACCACAGACTATTCCTACCTATCTTGGTATTGCGGGTTTAGCGGCAATCAATGTGGGCAAGGTATTGAACCAGGGTTTTGAAGCATCATTAAATTTTAATACCCATGTTAACAAAGTTAATCTTTTTGGCTACATCAACTGGACTTACAATAAAAACAAGATCATTGCCCGCGATGAGCCGAATCTGGCATACCCTTATCAGGCTTTAACCGGGCTTCCTGTAGGTTACCAGTTGGGTTATATTGCAGAAGGCTTATTTAAAGATCAGACGGAAATAGATGCTGCTCCAAAGCAAAATTTTGCCGGAAGGGTAATTCCTGGCGATATCCGTTACCGTGATATGAATGGAGACCGTATCGTCAATGAGAACGACAGGGTAGCGATACAGGTAAGCAACTTTCCCAACAATACTTTTGGAGCTTCTCTTGGCGCATCATGGAAGGGGATTGATTTGAGTATACTGGTACAGGGAGCCCTAAGTGGTAAAACAAATGTACCTTACCTTGGCCCCGACAGGCTACAGGATGTTTGGACGCCTGCAACGGCAAGCACCGCAACCTATCCAAGTGTGCATTACAGTTCGGCTGGGGGGCAGAACAATGCTCAATTGAGTACTTTTTTTATCTACAGTTCGGACTACATCAAAATTAAAAATCTGGAGCTGGGCTATACATTCCCAGCGAGTACACTAGCTAAAGTGAAAATAAATTCGCTCAGGATATTTGCCAACGGGCTGAATCTGGCTACCTGGGATAAACTTCCTTACAAAGATTATGATCCTGAGCAAACAGCTAACGGAACTGCCCTTTACCCAACAATGAAAGTATATAATGTTGGTGTATCGATGAATTTTTAACAGACTTAAATTTTTAAAGTAATGAAAAAATATAGTTATGCTTTATTGGTTGTGTTATTGATCTCGGTCGTAACATCATGTAAAAAAAGCTTTTTAGATAGGGTGCCGAGTGATTATATCGGTGAAACAGAGGTGTTTGGCAATATAGATAATGCAGAAGGTTTTTTAAATAACATCTACTCCGCTATTCCATCCTGGAATTATGGTACTGGTAATTCTTATGTCACATCGGCCATGACAGATGAATCGAAACAGCGCTGGGCAAACGGGGCGGTTTTGTTTAACACCGGTGCCTGGAATCCAAGTAATTTTTCTCCATTAGGAGATGATTGGACAAATGCATACGCCAAAATCAGGGCTTGTAACCTTTTTCTCGCCAATTTTGAAAAGATTCCTGAAGATCCAAATGTTCCAAACAGAAAAGCCAGGTTAAGGGGCGAAGCTTTGATGCTCCGTGCTTTTTATCACTTTGTACTTTTCAGGGGCTGGGGTAAAATTCCAATTATGGACAAGCCGCTTTCGCCTGCAACAGATGGAGACGCCGTATTCCTAAAAAGGAGTGAATATGCCGAAGTGGTGGCTTTTATTGAAAGAGACTTAAACGTGGCCATGCAAAACCTGCCAGCTAAACACGATCCCGGTTTATGGGGCAGGGCTACCAAAACCATCTGTCAGGCAATAAAATCCAGATTAGACCTTTATTATGCCAGCACTTTTTTTAATCCAAACAGCGATGCTTCCAAATGGCAGAAGGCAGCGGCAGCTTCCAAGGAGGCCCTGGATGCAGCTTTGGCAGAGGGTTATAGTTTAGAGCCCAAATTTCCTGATGCCTTTCTAAAATATGCAAACACCGAATGTATATGGGGGCGCAATATTGGAACAGGTACAGTGTC
The nucleotide sequence above comes from Pedobacter riviphilus. Encoded proteins:
- a CDS encoding TonB-dependent receptor — encoded protein: MKLTVFLLFALVFQVCAAGFAQNKITLSEKNISLEQVLDKISQQSGLDIFYNANRIKKINNITINVKDAPLSTVLDKCFANQPLTYSIEASTIVITDRNEAKPNNVKHLFADIRGRVVDEAGAGLPGATIKVKGTTTVTLSGDNGDFLLKNVQDGAILQVSFVSYQTQEIKANLKAEMLIQLIAEAGSLNEVVVSGFGQTQKKVSVTAAISTVQTKELKQSPVSNLSNALAGRLPGLTTIQSSGVPGGDASTIYIRGIGTYGASKSPLIVIDGLTRGDVNFGDIDVNEVASISILKDAAATSLYGIQGANGVILVTTKRGKIGKTNIQFNGQYGIQTPQRIPERFSSFQKATLDNQGSANDGSNPIWTPKEIELFGNQSDPYTYPDVNWYDVIFERNTPQQQYNANMSGGNSSVKYFVSLGYLNQGTLFKGAKDNKYGISQKYDRYNFRSNIDITATDMMTVRLDLASRIEQRTGPGPGYESIFSDVALMQNYTTPIYNPNGTFGAGRINSVSVRNPLGSLLQSGYYDNFWNSTNGTIEVNHKLEFITKGLNIKGLYTFENFGAINYGQDQKFTAFRYRKDPVSGVETYTPFSTETSLTKSSSTSATRYYSYNVQLNYDRSFGSHAVSGLALFNRNYTSVTGDLPRAYEGFVGRVSYNYDSRYFADFNVGYNGSENFPKGKRYGFFPAVSAGWVISSEPWYNSKAMNYLKLRGSFGYVGNDNIGGSRWLFISDYSRGGGFDFGSPSPNTAGGYNVNRTGNPNITWEKAQKSNIGLETGFFNNAIKLDVDVFRENRTNILTTPQTIPTYLGIAGLAAINVGKVLNQGFEASLNFNTHVNKVNLFGYINWTYNKNKIIARDEPNLAYPYQALTGLPVGYQLGYIAEGLFKDQTEIDAAPKQNFAGRVIPGDIRYRDMNGDRIVNENDRVAIQVSNFPNNTFGASLGASWKGIDLSILVQGALSGKTNVPYLGPDRLQDVWTPATASTATYPSVHYSSAGGQNNAQLSTFFIYSSDYIKIKNLELGYTFPASTLAKVKINSLRIFANGLNLATWDKLPYKDYDPEQTANGTALYPTMKVYNVGVSMNF
- a CDS encoding RNA polymerase sigma factor, whose protein sequence is MSIYQISGQDELISRLRDGDELAFSEIYNLYWKQLYRTAFTILRDEEGASDALQEMFLHLWRRRKELNIVSLKAYLHQSVRLTVLKAIRSQKVDAGFYKRLAEITTEIIEEDPMIFKDHLHLLQRLIDSLPADCRQIFLMSREEQMSYKQIAGKLEISVKTVEKKMSKSLKLIREGLSIEMCVCIIVSYTFI
- a CDS encoding FecR family protein, whose amino-acid sequence is MEKKQFLSLIDTYINGEASENEKRLVEAYYSRLSKPAIESIETQDEELFKNVLLNRLLTQIRAESETEQTASLRLKKHINLWWISVAAILLICFSLGILFFRDGKSISKGSVDYAQLIEPGGNKAVLTLSNGSKVVLDGKSNTDIAEKNGIKIKKKENGLLEYVQLSAPVTDNQYSALFNTIETPKGGQYRIVLNDGTIVWLNAASYLRYPLQFNGAERKVELAGEGYFEVAHNAAKPFIVVTAKQEVQVLGTHFNIGAYTDESVIKTTLLDGSVKVINKQGKKETGQKYLKPGEQSVLMDGSWSVREVDAAAQIDWKNGRFIFKDEDLKSVMRKLARWYDIEVDYAGSMENLSFSGKISRSKTLKEVLRILTRTNDVTFKVKERRITVMP
- a CDS encoding RagB/SusD family nutrient uptake outer membrane protein, giving the protein MKKYSYALLVVLLISVVTSCKKSFLDRVPSDYIGETEVFGNIDNAEGFLNNIYSAIPSWNYGTGNSYVTSAMTDESKQRWANGAVLFNTGAWNPSNFSPLGDDWTNAYAKIRACNLFLANFEKIPEDPNVPNRKARLRGEALMLRAFYHFVLFRGWGKIPIMDKPLSPATDGDAVFLKRSEYAEVVAFIERDLNVAMQNLPAKHDPGLWGRATKTICQAIKSRLDLYYASTFFNPNSDASKWQKAAAASKEALDAALAEGYSLEPKFPDAFLKYANTECIWGRNIGTGTVSGIDQVMQPLGYSGWNNCGPIQDFVDDFEMKNGIPIKSAGSGWDPKHPYKNRDPRFYATVLYPGATWKNRKINIYANDKDNAEQPGTNYWWRKYMTEGLNLSNNSGGVTKSFAIFRTAELMLNYAEAQNEVAGADANVYNAINPIRRRAGMPDIPAGLTKEEMREVIRHERRIELAFEGHRFWDVRRWKIAEVVDNRPVYGVNYTISASNATDTTFTYFEAQKRVFDKTKHYLMPIPQSEIDKLNGKNPDFKQTEGW